From the Malaclemys terrapin pileata isolate rMalTer1 chromosome 11, rMalTer1.hap1, whole genome shotgun sequence genome, the window tcaacccagaatttcaatgggcggcggagactgcgggaactgtgggatagctacccacagttcaatgctccggaagtcaacgttagcctcggtactgtggacgcggtccgccgacttaatgcacttagagcattttatgtggggacacacacaattggctgtatacaatcgatttctataaaaccagcttctataaattcgacctaatttcgtagtgtagacatacccttagtctcagAGGCATTGAAGCTCCATGGCCTACCCTGAGGGAAGAGTAGGGCCCTTGGGGATTtggcacactgaaggggttcctctAAGAGATTGTTTAAAAGCTGAGGTATAGGACAGACCTGGAGGATCCATGACAGTTGGTGGCAGCTGGTGGGATTCTGAATGCAACAGGAGGATTTTGCAATAAGTGACTTGTAGTAACAAAAACAAGACTAGTcaaaggaaagaggaagaaaatggaGTATATCCACCTCCTTAAGAAGAGCATCACAGAGCTGTGCGGTGGGAGAGCGTTAAGTATTGAGAAGTTACACAAGGCTCAGCCGATTGCATGGCTGGATAAGGATGATCGAATCAAGGTCTAAACCCAGGTGGGATTTCGAGAGAGTCCCAGGGCCACAGagacacctgcagcagcagcagggggacatcctgacGATCCGTTCCCCCTTTGCTATAGTTGAAGCAGTGGGAGTTGGAGCGGAAAGCAAAGGAGCTTCAGATGGAGGAACAGAGATTAGCAGACTGTAAAAGGGAGAGATTCTATCGAGAGGAAAAAGGGGAAACACGAGGAGAAGCAGAGGAAAAACCAGGAAGAGCAGCGATAGCGTGAAGTGGGTATGGAGAAGCAAAAAGTCCCCTATAGGGGAAAGTGGGGTGAGATCACAGGAAACTAGGTCCATAGGAGCCTAGATGCCAAATGTCTGGCCCAGTTTAAGGAGAGGGGGATCTAGATGCCTATCTCACTGCCTTTGAGAAGGCTTGTGACTGGAACCAGGTTGATCCTGTGGACTGACTCCACTGTCTTACCTCTTACTCAATGCCAAAGTGATAGAGGTATATACCCAAATGGATGGATTTGATACTTGAGACTATGAACAGTTCAAAGGGGCTCTACTGCTTAAGATTGAATTGATACCTGTGGCTTATAAAAAGGGTTTGGAGATATGCAAAGACCCAGGGTGTAATTCACAGTAAATCCTTATATAACATGGTAGTTACGTTCCTAGAAAACCGGGTGTTATATAAAAACACGTTATATAAACTGAAGAATAAATGGGGAAAAATGGGTTTAGGTTCCCAGACATGACAAAGTTGTACATGttggagggtgctcagggcagggagttggggtgcaggaggaggctcggGGTGCCGGATCCGGGGGGGTgctcacctcaggtggctccctgtGCCTCCTGTTCCTGGCAGAGACCCAGCTAGGTGGCTCCGTGCGCTCGCCCCATCCCTCCCTGAGTGCtgactgcaggggcagcgcctgcaggcagaggcagtgtgcagagccccctggtcgCGCCTCCACCTCCACCAGGAACAACAGGCATGGGGAGCCACTTGTGGGGAGCCACCCAAGGCGAGCGCCCCCTCCATATCCGGCACCCCGAGCACCCTCCCATGCCCTAACTCCCTCCCATGAGCATGCGCTATATAAAAATAGTGCACGCAACATAAAAATGGGTTACTAAAGGAAAACCACGTTATGTCAAAAACACGCTCTATGAACATGCGTTATATAAGAGTTTACTGTATATGGAGACTACTGCCCCGGTGGCAAAATATCTCTGCAAAGGGGGTAAAGGTGCAGGTGCCACTATGCTGGAAAGTTTATATGACCTGGTGAGGTTAGAGCAACTCTGTGAGATGTGTCTCCATGAGTTTTGAATGTGGTTAGTGGACAAGAAGCCTGAGGATCCGTGTAGCACATTCCAGTTGGCAGATGAGTTTGTGGATAGTAGGACCCATAGTGAAAAAAACAAAGGGTGACTGGACCAAGTTGGGGAGCCaaaaggggggggtcacacagggGCACCCCAGAAGTGGGATTCAAGTAAATCGAAACCAGGAGTGACAGGAAATGGGGGTAGACCAGCTCCAAGGGATCCCGAAAACCTGACATGTGGCATCTGCAGGAAAATCAAGCATACAGGGGTGCGCTGCTCAAGGCTGGAGAAGATGGGGTGTGTCGAGGACCGAGGGGCTCAGCCATCCTTTGTCCAGCCAAGAAGGCTGCCTGTAGCTCAGCCTCATCTAGTGAGCTATGTGACTGAACTTCCAGAGGAAAGCAATCTCACAGCCATCTCCTCTGGGCTAAAGGGTGAGCTGGAGGATGAGCTCCCATCCCAGGCGCTATGCACATGTCCGGTGTGCACAGATTCGTTACTGGGGGGACATTACTTGGGTGGAGAGATGCTGGGAATGAGAGACCCGTTGTCAAACCGCATGTGGTAAAAACCCCACTGAATGCTGAAAGGATGCACAGCCTGGCACAAGGGGCCAAAGGTGAAGCCATTTGCCCTACCTGTGGCTCATGTCCCTGTGCAGACATAGGAAGTAGCCAGGGGCTAGCTAGGAGCGGGTTCTCCAGGATCTCACTGTGACGCTGTCGGGGTTCCCGAGGTGCCTGGGGTGAATCACTACCAGCTGCATGCAGCGTGAGAGAGCCTTGGCTGTGCCCATCGGGGGAAGTTCTCCCAAACCTGCCGGCTGCTGGCAGCACAAGCACACCGCTCTGCTCTATGAGCCCCATGTGTTCCCTCTGCAAGCCAACAGTTAATGCACCCACCTTGTTACACTGAAGTGCCCACTCCCTTCTGGGCACCCACTCTCTACAGCGATCCGCTGCCTCGATGGAAAGCAGTGCACCCCAGGGTCGCCAGCCTCCCCTCCGCTTAACACACTATTTAGTGTCAGGCACTTGGTCTTGGCTATAATAAACCAAGTAGAAGTGTATTTAATTCGGCTTAAGGCAAAGATCCAAACTAAAGGCAAATAAGGGGATTGGAAACGCAAGGTTccagataaaagaaaaaatataaaacttaATCTAGAGCCTACACTTATTACCCAGTTCCGTTCCAATAATGTATTCCTCCCCTACTGGTCAGGCCTTACTGCACTTGTCCAGTCCAGAGATCTGGGATCCGCTTTTCATGAGACACTCACATTGGCAATGCGGCCTCTGTAATGGATAACACCTTGTGGCTGTtcttctcttaggcctggtcttcactaggaggttatgtcgaatttagcagcgttaaatcgaatgaatcctgcacccgtccacacaacgaagcgatttagttcgacatagaggtctcttaaattcgatttctgtattcctccccgacgaggaatgtcgaattagggtaggtgtggatggaattcaacgctaatagctccgggagctatcccacagtgcaccactctgttgacgctctggatagcagtccgagctcggatgctctgaccagccacacaggaaaagccctgggaaaatttgaattccttttcctgtctggccagtttgaatttcatttcctgtttggacatcgtggcaagctcagcagcactggcaacgatgcagagctctccagcagaggtgaccatgcaatctcagaatagaaagagggccccagcatggactgatcgggaagtcttggatctgatcgctgtgtggggcgatgagtccgtgctttcggagctgcgctccaagaaacagaatgcgaagatctacgagaagatctcaaaagccatgacagagagaggatacagccgggatgcaacgcagtgccacgtgaaaatcaaggagctgagacaacggtaccagaagaccaaagagtcaaacggacgctccggatcccagccccagacatgccgtttctacgaggcactgcattccattctaggtgcggccgccaccactaccccaccactgaccgtggactctgaggatgggatattgtccacggccagttcctcggacatgttagcggacggggaagatgaggaaggagatcaggaggatgaggcagtcgacagcgcttacaacgctgatttccctgacagccaggatctcttcatcaccctcacagagatcccctaccaaccctccccacgcgttaacccggaccctgaatcaggggaaggatcagtcggtaagtgtgttaaacatgtaaacatttattttgaacagaacaggaatattaacaatggggttttcatgattagtttgccctaggcactctaatttttagtccttgccagtgcagctactggaaaatacgGTCTATATATccagggatagagctgaaatcctcatgggacatctccacgaagctgtcctggaggtaattggaaagcctttgcatgaggttcctggggagagcagccttcttgtgtcctccgtggtaggaaacttttccgcgccaggctatcatcaagtactctgggatcattgccttgcagagcatggcagcatacggccctggtctttgctgactttcacgcagcatgcggtctttctctgtttcagaaatcctcagcagagtgatgtcgctcatggtaacctgctttgaattagtggaatgttagtattgggactgcttgcctgctcCTTTgcataactgtaaccggcagtttacagccacgcagtggagacgggagaggggcagcatacagggatctttcccggggacagccacgacGGGGTGcgacaggggcagagttcttgcttgccggattgccggcagcaggaactggccaacgctaggagcattgctttgaacttGAAAGGTGGGCACTTTTATGGCTTACCATGTCAccctgctacccgaattctgctgtcctgccccacttgtctgatctccactgcaagaccccaggcactgaatgcgaaggccgaaaattcgaccttgtcctgagtgcgcatgtgataggtgctgtgcatggtcttgttcacagagaaagactatgttcattgttcacaaaaatttatctttgtgaggaattcactccctttttcccatcccacagctgcgactgtctcccgacctaccccggcatccccctcccagaggctggcgcagattaggtggagaaagaaaaggacacaggatgacatgttctcagaacttatgggctgctcccgaccCGAGGCGGCCCAGTAGACctagtggagggagaacatgtcacaatagCAGCGAGCTCAcggcgaacgggaggagaggtggcggcaggaagaccagcaggcgactcaaacgctgcttggactaatgagggagcaaagggacacgctccggcgccttgtggatgttctgcaggacagGAGGCAGGaagacagagccctgctgcagtctatctctaaccgccctcccccaccacaaagtcccatacccccctcacccaaagtcccaagaaggaggggcggcaggggccgtgaaaactgtcactccacccctgcagactgctcaagtaccagacggctctcattcccaaagttttgataagtcctttccttcactccaaaagcacctcacccaagcccctgtcccagtgtcatcccctaactgtgtagttgctaataaagaatacgtttctgttcattactgtttcagtcatgttcttttagaggagagtgtgtttgaaggggcggaagggggttggtaattggagaggacagtcacctttaccagggtacagacacgggggcaggttcagcagaaggtcacacacacattgcagtcactaggcaccctggtcagtctgggaggtggttttcatgttctgtgggggggggaggagggctatgtgagtttgtggcaggggagggcgattagagatcttatgcagcggtccttagcctggatgacagagccacgcagcaggggatctgtaaccgtcctccccccaccacaaagtcacatagcccctacacacagagtcccgaaaagtaataaagaaaatggtgttcattaacaaagttccatttattttatttttaaacgtgtgttggaagggggtaacggggtatgtaactggagaggatagtcaacattaactgggtaaagaaacgggggcaggttcagcttctcttgaaacaaacttaatagtcacaggttaccctgcttactgaggaacctagctttcaaagcctcccagatgcacagcgcgtcccgctgggctcttctaatcgcacggctgtctggctgggcgtaatcagcagccaggtgatttgcctcaacctcccaccccgccataaaggtctcccccttgctctcacagagattgtggagcacacagcaagctgcaaaaacaatggggatattggtttcgctgagatcagagcgagtcagtaagcttctccatctccccttgagacgtccaaaagcacactccacgaccattctgcacttgctcagccagtagttgaagagttctttttcagtgtccagtgcgcctgtatagggcttcatgagccagggcattagcgggtaggctgggtccccgaggatcactataggcatctccacatccccaacagttattttgtggtccaggaagtaaataccttcctgcagccgtctaaacagaccagagttcctgaaaacatgagcgtcatgaaccttgcccggccatccaacgttgatgtttgtaaaacgtcccctatggtccaccaatgcttgcagcaccattgaaaagtagccctttcggttaatgtactggctggcctggtggtccggtcccaggatagggatgtgagttccatctatggccccaccgcagtttgggaatcccatcgcagcgaagccatctatgatgacctgcacgtttccaagggtcactacatTTGACAGCAATAGCTCAACAATTGCGTTGGCTAcatgcatcacagcaacccccacgccaaagtggttcgcgactgaccagtagctatctggcattgcaagcttccagagggctatggccactcgcttctggacagtatgggctgctcgcatccgggtgtcattgcgcttcagggcaggggacagcaactcacaaagttctaggaaagttcccttccgcatccgaaagtttcgcagccactgtgattcatcccagacctgcagcactatggtggtcccaccagtccgtgcttgtttctcgggcccagaatcaccgttccacagcatcaacatgacccattgccaccatgatgttcacggtgcggggtcccgtgctttgtgagaggtctatgcccctctcagacttaatatCCTCACCGCGCTGTCGTagcctcgcccgatttctcagcatctgcctctcgaaaaggtggatgataaggtgcaaggtgttgacaacggccataactgcagcgatggtcgcagcgggctccatgctcgcagtgctgtggcgtccgcgctgtcactgactagaaaagtgcgcaaactgatttcccaccggcgctttcagggagggagggagtgatggatggatgacgacagttacccaaaagcaccctcgacacatttttttacccagaaggcattggcggctcgacccagaattccaatgggcagcggggactgcgggaactgtgggatagctgcccacagtgcactgcttccaatgtcgatgcttaccccgttagtgtggactcacaaagtcgaattactgtccttagtgtggatacacacattcgactttgtaatatcggttccacaaattcgatttaagtaaaatcgaactactctcgtagtgtagacgtacccttacagaGTCCCAGGCTTTTGTCTCTTTTCATAATCAGGGTGGTTCATTGATTTCAGCTCAGCCCTGAGGGTTCCCTGTTCAGAGTCTTTTCTTGGAgtttgtgacagagtgctgggaatcAGCAATTGAACCAGCGCTCTCGTCATTGTTTAACCCATTAGGCCCTGGGCAGGGCCTGATTAAGAGAGAAGCTCCTCATTACCAGATCAGACTGGGGCAGTGAAGCTAATGAGCTAATTAACCCAGTAACAAGGAGATTAGATAAAAGAGCATAGGGAGGAAGTGCaaggggggagcagcaggagagagagagaaaatcaaggCTAGTAGGGCCTGAAAAAAGAGAGTTGTATGGAAGGAGttgtctttcccctccccactcctttggACAACATGTAGTGAAGCTGGATAACACTGTGACCATTTCTGTACTACAAAATGTTGCCAGTGCAAGTTGTGTCCGCATACAGCCGCTTCATTTAGTACATGGTTTGTGCACGTACATACGTGGTCCTTTTCTCCCCTCTGCACATAATCACTAGGAGTGCTTGCGTCAGTGCACATGGGTAGATACCCCAGTGAGCAACCTTCCACCATCAGCACACTATATTTTGGGTAGTTTTGGCAaggcatggtggggcagaaacgAGTCTCACAGatgtgactgggagcaaggggtcaacttCCTATAATGCAATGTTCTCCATCCCATATCATCATATCAACTCTATCCCATAATTTTGAGCTTATTTTTAATTTCCCATGATCCTGTGCTGGACTTCTTGCTGTCTGCTATCTCTCACAGAAGCATAGAATCTGCATGATTGTTATGAGCGTTGCAAGTATAGGATGCACGATTCTCCAGTACTTCCAGAGCTGCAAAAAGGACCACAGGGAACATGACGATTTCATAGTCGTCAGTTTGCTGTGAGACACAGCACAAACCAGTTCACAATTGTTAGTGGCATTTATTGCCTGCACAAATTTAGAGCCTTATCCTCCCCCACTCCGTGCAATGGCCCTCTATGGGTTAACGGgatcttttcccagtgaaagagcctttaTAGAATAAATATCCTTAATGTACATTTATTAAcatttgtcaaggctggatccccactttgaactttagggtacaaatgtaggggcctgcatgaaaacttctaagcttaactaccagcttagttctggttctgctgccaccatttcccaattctaGATTCCCACCCTGGGAAGCACTGAgaaaaacctttcaccaattccctggtgaatacagatccaaaccccttggatcttaaaacaaggagaaattaaccatcccccctccttcctcccaccagctcctggtgaacacagatccaatccccttggatctaaaacaaggaaaaatcaatcaggttctaaaaagaaagcttttaattaaagaaaaaggtaaaaatcatctctgtaaaatcagtatggaaattaaccttacagggtaatcaaacttaaagagctcagaggactcccctctagtctcaggttcaaagtacagcaaacaaagataaacactcaagtaaaaggtacatttacaagttgagaaaaacaaaggaaaactaacacaccttgcctggctatttacttacaagtttgaaataggagagacttgtttagaaagatgtggagaacctggattgatgtctggtccctctcagtcccgagaacgaacacaccccaaacaaagaacacaaacaaaaaacttcccccctccaagatttgaaagtatcttgtccccttattggtcctttaggtcagatgccagccaggttacctgagcttcttaaccctttacagggaaaaggattttggagtctctggccaggagggattttatagtactgtacacaggacagctgttacccttccctttatagttatgacacgccccccaaatcacagatagtgctGGACGTTTGGtttcacactggctgtgatttcttcctggagttttaggagaagttaataagacacatgtacctttagacatactactgattatataaaaactaacaatatgttttatttcaagaacaattgttaaccagttaactttgggaaactttccctggagagtgcattagccactttgttagaagcttccgaaatgtgttgtattttaaaattaaaattttggagagctaaactccaccgaagaagttttttgttatttcccttggcggtatgaagccactgtagcgcagcgtggtctgtttgtagttggaaacgccgtccccaaacatatgggcgtagctttttccgcgcgtacacaatggcatagcattcctttttgctgattgaccaatggctttccctctcagacagttttttactgagaaacacgacaggatggaatttttgatctggtccttcctgcattaaaactgctcccacgcctcgctcggacgcatctgtagttactaggaacggtttgtcaaagtctggggcccttagcacagggtcagacatgagtgttgccttaagctggttaaaggccttttgacacttatcagtccactgaactgcatttggctgtttctttctggttaggtctgtcagcggggcggcgatttggctgtagtggggtacaaattgcctataatatccagccaagcctaagaaggattggacctgtttcttagactttggaaccggccacttttggatagcattcactttggcctgtaggggatttatagttccttgacccacctggtgccccaggtaagttactttgttttggcctatttgacactttttagccttaacagttagtcctgcctgctggatgcgctcgaaaactttttccaggtgctccaggtgctctgcccatgaatcagaaaaaatggccacatcatcgaggtaggcaactgcagattctcccaatcctgctaggagaccatctacaagtttttggaaggtggtgggtgcatttcgcaacccgaaagggagtacattgaattcatacacccctgcctgggtgacgaaggctgacctttccttagtggGTTCAtccagtggtacttgccagtaccccttggttaagttcaaagtagagatgaattgggcatgtcccaatttctccaatagctcatctgtgcgtggcattggatagttgtcaggacgagttacagcatttagcttacggtagtttACACAAAAGCGTATtttcccatctggtttgggaactagaaccactggagatgcccatgcactcttagaggggcggattatacccatctgtagcatgtcctggatctccctttgtatagcagttttggcatgaggtgagtcccggtagggtggggttctaatagggtgagcattacctgtgtcaatggagtggtatgcccgttcagtccatcctggagtggctgagaaaattggtgcaaagcttgtgcacagctccttgatctgctgttgctgcagacgttcaagggtcgtggagaggttcacctcttccatgccaccatccttttttccttcgtagtagacacctttaggccactccgcgtcatttgtttcctgggctgtaaactggcaaacgtttaattctctggaataaaagggcttaagagaattaacatggtataccttaggctttatgttggaggtgggggaggctatgagatagttaacagctcctaggcgctcctggaccgtgaatggtcctttccacgacgcttccattttatgggcctggagcgcctttaagaccatgacttggtctcctactttgaaggaccgttctctggaatgtttatcataccaggccttttgctcttcctgagcattctttaggttttctttagcaagggctaaagagtgtcggagggtgctttgtaggttgcttacaaagtctagaatgttagttcctggagaaggcgtaaacccctcccattgctgcttcaccaactataatggccccttaacctcgcggccatacacaagttcaaatggtgaaaaccctaaactgg encodes:
- the LOC128845538 gene encoding uncharacterized protein LOC128845538, with protein sequence MQSSPAEVTMQSQNRKRAPAWTDREVLDLIAVWGDESVLSELRSKKQNAKIYEKISKAMTERGYSRDATQCHVKIKELRQRYQKTKESNGRSGSQPQTCRFYEALHSILGAAATTTPPLTVDSEDGILSTASSSDMLADGEDEEGDQEDEAVDSAYNADFPDSQDLFITLTEIPYQPSPRVNPDPESGEGSVAATVSRPTPASPSQRLAQIRWRKKRTQDDMFSELMGCSRPEAAQ